The following nucleotide sequence is from Mytilus edulis chromosome 13, xbMytEdul2.2, whole genome shotgun sequence.
GCCTACACTTACTTAAGTGTTAATTAACAATTTTAAGTATGATTTAATCCAGAATTAACTGGTTTTTAAACAGTTCCCTTATTCGCGTGCATTTTCGCGAATTTTGTACGGAATCAAAATGGAGAACCAAGTAGACGCTGATAGAAAAAAAAGATCATCAAACTGGGATTCTTCAGAAATTTCCTTACTCCGGCAACTTGTTGAACAAAATTTAACTATAATAAGAAGCAAATTGACCAACGCTATTACAAATGCACAGAAGACCGGGGTCTGGAAGACCATAGCATGTCAAATCAATGCTCTAGGGTTACACTGTCGAACAGGCAAAGAAGTAAAAACCAAATGGCAGAACTTGCAATCAAAGGCAAAAACACAGtatgctgaaaaaaaaacaaatattcaaagcaAACAGGTGGTGGGCCGGCACCTAAACCGATGTCAAATGAAACAGAGAAAATAGTTGAAATGATGAAGGACTGTTCCAGTTTCGTTGGTCTAAATGGTTGTGAATCTTCAGTGATCCTTGTAACTTCTGAAGGTGCTtattcttttctattttaattctCTGATCGTGTTGCtcttaaagttaaaaacaaaGGAACTACACATTATAATTCTCTCAACTACGCATCAGCTGatcaatatttgtaaacaaattccTTAAATAAATTGTGGGGCCTTTTTGAAGGGTAGTCTACAtgtgtataataataataaaattaattgtatatAAGGACGCTCACACACTCCTTGTGGAATGAATAATGTCCTTAGCTATTTactaatttttcaatatttgcgATTTCTTATTCTCAGACCTCTCAATTATAAGTCAAAACGAAACCCTAATATGACTGTGACCAAGCACATTTCGCAACCGTCAACAAAGTCGAACTGATATTCACTCGAGCTTACttcagaaatagaaaaaaaaccttacCGGTTTCTGTGTAATAATCCAAGATTTCCCTATATTCTTACTCtcacaaatattattatttttaattcaattctCCTGCACTATTGCCTCTTTCTCTCTTGGGGAAATACTTTAGCATTTGATTTTCAACATGACGTCACACAGTAATAATGAGGTACAATTATGGGTGTTTTTAAAGCACACAACTATCGATTTATTctattttacttcaattttagTATCATTTATAACATGTCTAAAGTGATATATCTCTTGCATAAACACAATTAATAATTTGGGTAAACGTTATCTTAAACATTGAGTTTTTAAAAAAGGCAATCGGCCTGCTCCGAGATAAATGGAATTTTGTGTCTTTAAGCCCGGGAATTTCGGAATCATGACCCCTCCAACCCCACCCTTTGATTACGGAAAAATTAAATGGAGCATatatcattggtttttttttcaaataataaatgcTTTTCGTCAATGAGCATTTGTGTAGCCATAGTTCAAAATAATGTAGTCGTGGAATATATTTATGCCAATAGAAAGAAATCTATTCAataaacattaaaacataatTTAGATGTTGGCCGGTCACTATTATTAGTTTATTGCTATAACACAAAATTGGTAATTTTGCAGTTACCTTTTTGCTGAGTCAAATATGATAGTCCTATCATTTAGACAAGAACTATAATATCATTGCTTAGATTGTGAGAGGTCGTGCATTCAATCAATTTTCCTTAAtcattgttttattgtcatttataGGCTGAACAACATTAGTTTCCTAAGTTGAATATATtgcttcatatttttcatgtcggggcatttgcattatatttttttttctcgctcatcATTATTAAAAACCGCACGGTTGCCCATCAGTGCATACATCTACTGTGTTCGAACCTTGCTGGTTAGTTctctcattagcaattatacccCTAAACTCaaactggtccgccgttctatCTATACATGTAGCTTCGCACCGAAGgtcagtgtagcgataagtgaacacaacaggggtccagtttattaGACCCCCTCCTCTTAACTCTAATCATTGAACATTGAATTCATACAGTGCATCTTCCTCAAAATATCCTGCAGTCAGAAATTAATAGGAGTATATAGATTAAGGATGGGGGTTTCACTCTGGTTTATTTTGGAATAGAATAGTATGGCCCCTTTTTAGTcggaaaaaaatctttctttcTCACATTTTTCGAAATAAATTGTCTAGGCCCATGATgtatctaattttaattttacttacGGCAGTTCcgcaatatatttatatatatcaaaattttaattgaCACATTAACATTTTATTGAAGATTAGACATACTATTTAGTATAAAATCTTTTGACAGGTTAAAACACCAAGTATTTTACTTTCTTTCTGTAATATATTCAAACAGTACACTCTTCATGTCTTATCGATACCGTATAATTCatgcatttttgtcgagcctgcaacttttgttgcagaaagctcgacatagggatagtgatccggcggcggcggcggcgttagctaactttttaaaagctttatattttagagggtggaagacctggatgcttcatactttgtatatagatgcctcatgttacgaagtttccgtcagtcacatgtcaaatgtccttgacctcattttcatggttcagtgaccacttgaaaaaaaagttcagattttttgtaatgttgaattctctcttatcaaaagtaataggataattatatttggtatatgtgtaccttgcaaggtcctcatgcccgtcagacagttttcacttgacctcgaccacatttcatggatcagtgaacaaggttaagttttggtggtcaagtccatatctcagatactataagcaataggtctagtatattcggtgtatggaaggactgtaaggtgtacatgtccaactggcaggtgtcatctgaccttgacctcattttcatggttcagtggttatagttaagtttttgtgttttggtctgtttttctcatactttatgcaatagatctactatatttgttgtatggaatgattgtaagatgtacatgtctagcgagcagatgtcatctgaccttgagctcattttcatggttgagtggtcaaagttaagtttttgagttttggtctttttatctaatactatatgccataggtcaactatatttggtgtatggaaatattttatgatctatatgtcagtcccgcaggttttatttgacctcgacctcattttcacggttcattgctcagtgttaagtttttgtgttttggtctatttttcttaaactataagtaataggtcaactatatttgttgtatggaagcattgttagctgtacatgtctgcctggcatggttcatctgaccttgacctcattttcatggttcattggtctttgtttagttatcttggttaatgctaagtttatgtgacagtttttaataaagttttatacttaggactatcaacataatatcaataattagtaaagaaggcaagacatttcagcgtgtgcactcttgttaatctttatattttcagaTACTTCAGACTCAATCTTTTCACCAGATATATCTCCAGTTGAATCTTTCTCAGCGTGTGAGGTTGACTCGAGTTCAACCAGAAAGTTGTTTGTTAGTAAACAATGATACCTCTGATACTATTACATGCACTCCCGCTACTGCAATTTCTTTACCAAGATACACAAGCACTCCatactctaaaaaaaaaaccatcgaCGACTTCACACTTACTCAGGAAATGCTAGCAAGGAAACAATATGATGTACTAACAGTCCAGgaagaaaaatttaaacttgagtTAGAGAAAATAAAACTGGAAAATGAAAAACGTAAACTTGAAATTAGAAGGCTGAACCAATGGGAAATACAAGAGAACGACGCGCTGCTAACTCTTGATGCATTAAATGTATGAACaatgaaacaaagaaaaagatgatgtacaatttttaatcatttatgtTATCTGtgattattttattattcttGTATGTGCTTTAGTATGATATAATAAAATTGTTATGCAAAAAATGTCCTTGCAATGTGATCTCTCACAACACGTCCTTCGTCTGGTCCTCGGAAATCTTTGTTGATGttccaaaacatttgaaattcatCGTCAGGATCCTCCATCGGTTCTCTCATCTCTATTGCAAGATTGTGCAAAACTGCACAGGCCATAATTAAGGTACATGCTTTCTCTGGTTGCAGTCTTAATTCTGCGTGCAAGCAATAAAAACGTTTCTTCCACCACCCAAAGGTTCTTTCAATGCAGCATCTTGTGCGCGTGTGAGCTGTATTAAATCTCTCGCGGTACGGCTCTGTCGGTCTAATATAAGGCGCCATCAGGAAACTTCTACATGCGTAGCCACTGTCACCAAGTATTAATCCATCTTCTACACATTTATGAGCTTGCTCCAAATGTTCAGATATTTGTGAACATCTCATAATATGACTGTCATGAACACTTCCAGGCCACCTTGCTACAATGTTTGTAAATTTACCTACGAAAATAATAGTTGTGTAATATAAATCAAGAAatactaaaacaaaaaaaaatcttttagtttTTGAGAGCTAACttgaatttttattgattttcaaaacaaCACAATTTAAATTCATAGCAAATTCCAAATTGAGAATTTTATGACACCATTCAAAGGTTTTGTTGGAACTTATAATTTACATAGAATTTTCTTTGTAAGCGCTGGTCTGGATTTTactttatcaggaacgctcaaaacaGTCAAACATCCAGAAGTCCACGAAATCACAATTGGTCAAGTTAAACAGTGGGTTTATTTTCTGGCATTTATCAGTGAAATGGACGAACGATCTGCATGATTTTTTGCTATGCTTATAACTGCTTGAATATTTAATTAAGTCAAAatgaattagttttttttatgggattcacttgatgatattttgatatacttcaataaatattgacattttttttaggaACTAATAATGATAAAGTAATGTTATATATTCATTGCGGCTGGATGTTTATAGTTCTATACGCGTGACATCaatggaaaataaaaattattttatgttgaTAAATACCCTCATTATCACAAATGGCCTGCACATTTATGCTATGAAAGCCCTTTCTGTTGACAAATGATGGTTCATGCCGTTCATCGCTGGAGGGTGCTGCAATTCTCACATGGGTGCCATCTATACAGCCAATTACTCCGGGGAATCCTCCATTGTCATAAAAACCTTGCTTTATATCACGTTTCCTCTGTTCTGACGGCCATTTGATGTACTGGTCAGATTTAGAAGCAAGGGCTTTTGATACTTTGTCAACACATCTACTAACTGTTGATTTGTCTATACCCACAGTATCTCCTATGACCTGCATGAAACTACCAGATGCAAAGAACCTCAAAGCAACAAGCACCTGTTAAAAcattatctatgatgagtttatttgtaaaacTTACGTGTTTTAACAGTTCATTAACccatatatattatacattgtacACTTAAAATGCTGCTTAGAtacaaagttttaaaattatatacatgaaTTTTATTGAAAGAATTTAACCCTCAACCCCGAAATAAGGTACAAGTATCGGGTCCTTTCCGCCATTTGACACGTTTGCACACAACCATATGATGTTCGAAACATTATCTTTATACAAAAATcgatatatgtattttaatatctaaatattcatattttcaagAATAAACAATCAGGAAATTTTTTTTAGTTAAGCAATTAAATGAATAATTGTTAATTatcaattatttaatttatacatatatatatatatggcactggctacggttacatggaaatgtaacaataataaaaatattattgttacattggagactaaatgccggaatgcatggttgggtgaggacctgattaattacgaatgtaacaataactattgaggctacggttacatagcgttattgttacatgaaaaacagcaatgtacgatggggacttgtaatatgtactaaataataaaagtttaagacatttattttatatttacaatacatacaatgtctttattttttttttatttacaatgacagtttATAAATATCCCGTAAGTGGTTTTTGGAGCATGTTTAAGTCCGACACATCATTTTGACGAATCCACTCCAAGCAGCCATCACACACCAGTAAtaagggggcaggacctttttcgggatgcgggatcgggtgttttttttaagctcgggatatCGAGATTGAtctttcgggatgtcgggatttattttttttttaattcgggacctcgggacttcatgtttttaagcccggggtttcgggatcaggacccctcctaccctccgcTGTGAACGTCTGTATCGCATACCGTGCAAATTAATTCTGCGATATTCCTTTTAGAAGATAAGGAAATCTTTAATgttacaaatggaagtttttaacgaccttgactggctaaacagcccttgcacggtcggtattTAATGTTTGCCATGCTTTCGGTGAGAAATACTATTTTATTCTCGCAATGTTGATATTCTCATCCGATCTTTTGGTTGAAAGCATGTGGTGTAGTTTCATGTTGTCTTTCAATATGATTGCATTGCCGTCCATTACGGATGTTAGGTTTACCTCAGATTTCAGTATCCAACTTTGCTTCAGTTGATGTATCAATTTTTTAGAGTTGCTTTTGTATAGAGCTATAGCTATAGagctgtatgaaatttgtgtcttgatattgtttcattttcgtttaaacgcatcccaagtttttcATCCAAAACTAAACTGGTAAAATAAATCTCTTTATCCATTGTTCAAAGTATATAATGCCAGTAATAAGAgaaggtgtgcagttaaatacttcaAAAAGTGAACACTTTATCAGCCCCAGTTCTCAACAACAAACTATATTTTTCGCATTAATTTTGACACTGCTAATCTGAGGTATTTTTATTACCTTTAAGATTAATATGTAAAACTACTTAAACatcatttgtataataataatacttattaattatcattattacaagtattaattagtacatatgaaagaattaagcaacaCAGCTAAAgaagatttaaatttaataactttagcgtacattgctgtttttcatgtaacaataacacaatgtaaccgtagcctcaataattattgttacattcgtaattaatcggttccttgcCCAACtgtgcattccggcaattagtctccgatgtaacaa
It contains:
- the LOC139500139 gene encoding putative nuclease HARBI1 gives rise to the protein MEDMLLFGNLAGNIRPPLAPRKYRERLLTLNDLTDKQLRSRYRFGRQSIERITDIVRDDITHPTQRSHALSAEMQVLVALRFFASGSFMQVIGDTVGIDKSTVSRCVDKVSKALASKSDQYIKWPSEQRKRDIKQGFYDNGGFPGVIGCIDGTHVRIAAPSSDERHEPSFVNRKGFHSINVQAICDNEGKFTNIVARWPGSVHDSHIMRCSQISEHLEQAHKCVEDGLILGDSGYACRSFLMAPYIRPTEPYRERFNTAHTRTRCCIERTFGWWKKRFYCLHAELRLQPEKACTLIMACAVLHNLAIEMREPMEDPDDEFQMFWNINKDFRGPDEGRVVRDHIARTFFA